Proteins encoded together in one Janthinobacterium tructae window:
- a CDS encoding ShlB/FhaC/HecB family hemolysin secretion/activation protein produces MRTKLLPLTLLLLIQNAYAVDPPSAGSQLQQIPVAPQLPKAPPAIRVQQGNVPATTVGDTTRITVQRLHVTAPPVFPESELIASTGFVPGSELTLGELRAMASNIASYYQKRGYFLAQAYLPAQDIEDGVVQINVLPGQYGQVQLRNQSNLSDGLAGTILAGLDGQVISTPPLERRLLLLSDLPGVQVSSTLAPGASLGASDLIVEVQPGSRFNGSIDVDNQGNRYTGRNRIGATLNINELAGIGDVASVRAFTSADGLNYGRLAYQGQAGLLRLGGAYTYMDYKLGKEFAVLEAKGTAKIASAYGSYPLIRSRSNNLYAQVSYDDKTFQDRTESTGSVNDKTARVWMLNLNGDAKDGWGGGGFSNYSLTYTTGKIDIETPQARLIDRLTVDTHGSFHKLAFNAARLQSLGGETSLFGSLSGQAASKNLDVSEKMGIGGMGGVRAYPGGEAYGDQGYVLNLELRQNLTAFTALPGQLQVLAFADTGSVKLNRDAWSAGENRRTLSGAGMGVTWTGANALVLKAYYAHKLGNAKATSAPDSAGRFWLQAVKYF; encoded by the coding sequence TTGCGCACCAAACTCCTGCCCCTGACTCTGCTGCTGTTGATCCAGAACGCGTACGCCGTCGATCCCCCCAGCGCAGGCAGCCAGCTGCAGCAGATTCCCGTCGCGCCCCAGTTGCCGAAGGCGCCGCCGGCTATCCGCGTGCAACAGGGCAATGTGCCGGCCACCACGGTGGGCGATACCACGCGCATCACCGTGCAGCGCCTGCATGTGACGGCGCCGCCCGTGTTTCCTGAAAGCGAACTGATCGCCAGCACGGGTTTCGTGCCGGGCAGCGAGCTGACCCTGGGCGAGCTGCGCGCCATGGCGTCCAATATCGCCAGCTATTACCAGAAGCGTGGCTATTTCCTCGCGCAAGCGTATCTGCCCGCGCAAGATATCGAGGATGGCGTGGTGCAAATCAACGTGCTGCCGGGCCAGTATGGGCAAGTGCAGCTGCGCAACCAGAGCAATCTGTCCGACGGCCTGGCCGGCACGATATTGGCCGGCCTCGACGGGCAAGTGATTTCCACGCCGCCGCTGGAGCGGCGCTTGCTGCTGCTGTCGGACTTGCCGGGCGTGCAGGTCAGCTCGACCCTGGCGCCGGGCGCGTCCTTGGGCGCGTCCGACCTGATCGTCGAGGTGCAGCCGGGATCGCGCTTCAACGGCAGCATCGATGTCGATAACCAGGGCAACCGCTACACGGGCCGCAACCGCATCGGCGCCACCTTGAACATCAATGAACTGGCCGGCATCGGCGACGTGGCCAGCGTGCGCGCGTTTACCTCGGCCGACGGCTTGAACTACGGCCGCCTGGCGTATCAGGGGCAGGCCGGTTTGCTGCGCCTGGGTGGCGCCTACACGTATATGGATTACAAGCTGGGCAAGGAATTTGCCGTGCTCGAGGCCAAGGGCACGGCGAAGATCGCCAGCGCGTATGGCAGTTATCCGCTGATCCGCTCGCGCAGCAACAACCTGTATGCGCAGGTCAGCTACGACGACAAGACGTTCCAGGACCGCACGGAATCGACGGGCAGCGTCAATGACAAGACGGCCAGGGTGTGGATGCTGAACCTGAACGGCGACGCCAAGGATGGCTGGGGTGGCGGTGGCTTCAGCAATTATTCGCTGACCTACACCACGGGCAAGATCGACATCGAAACGCCGCAGGCACGCCTGATCGACAGGCTGACGGTAGACACCCATGGCAGCTTCCACAAGCTCGCCTTCAACGCGGCGCGCCTGCAAAGCCTGGGCGGCGAGACGAGCTTGTTCGGCAGCCTCAGCGGCCAGGCGGCATCGAAAAATCTCGACGTGTCGGAAAAGATGGGCATCGGCGGCATGGGCGGCGTGCGCGCCTATCCGGGCGGCGAGGCGTATGGCGACCAGGGTTACGTGCTGAATCTGGAACTGCGCCAGAACCTCACGGCCTTTACTGCCTTGCCCGGCCAGCTGCAGGTGCTGGCTTTTGCCGACACGGGCAGCGTCAAGCTCAATCGCGACGCCTGGAGCGCCGGCGAGAACCGCCGCACCCTCTCCGGCGCCGGCATGGGCGTGACGTGGACGGGCGCCAACGCGCTCGTCCTGAAAGCGTATTACGCACACAAGCTGGGCAATGCCAAGGCGACCTCGGCACCGGACTCCGCCGGCCGCTTCTGGCTGCAAGCCGTCAAGTACTTCTAA
- a CDS encoding MurR/RpiR family transcriptional regulator: MQAATPHDSYVALMDLIKARHAELSPQFQAGARYLADHPDDVAVSSMRSIAARAQVQSAALVRLAQQLGFAGWPELKAIFVERLRAGPSGYAAKAGALAGKEGKERALVTEVFTVQQRNLAATESANHAALNAAASLLQAAPRVHVAGFRAAHPIAYTLHYLYRLLRPSVQLLSGQGGTLEMDLRALQAGEAVVVVSFAPYSSEALLVAQAARQAGCLVVAISDSAMSPLAMQADASIVIAVDSPSFFPSIVAGVAAVESLVELLVARAGPDAVHAIGAAEKQLRALGAYAKTSNDVN; the protein is encoded by the coding sequence ATGCAGGCAGCGACACCCCACGACTCCTATGTGGCACTGATGGACCTGATCAAGGCGCGCCATGCGGAACTGAGCCCGCAATTCCAGGCCGGCGCGCGCTACCTGGCCGACCATCCGGACGACGTGGCCGTGTCGTCGATGCGCAGCATCGCCGCGCGCGCCCAGGTGCAGTCGGCCGCCCTGGTGCGCCTGGCGCAGCAGCTGGGCTTTGCCGGCTGGCCGGAACTCAAAGCCATCTTCGTCGAACGCCTGCGCGCGGGGCCAAGCGGCTACGCGGCAAAGGCCGGCGCGCTGGCCGGCAAAGAGGGAAAAGAGCGCGCCCTGGTCACCGAAGTGTTCACGGTGCAGCAGCGCAACCTGGCCGCCACGGAGAGCGCCAACCACGCCGCCCTGAATGCGGCCGCCAGCCTGCTGCAGGCGGCGCCCCGCGTGCACGTGGCGGGCTTTCGAGCCGCCCACCCCATCGCCTACACCCTGCACTACCTGTACCGGCTGCTGCGCCCCAGCGTGCAGCTGCTGAGCGGCCAGGGCGGCACGCTGGAAATGGATTTGCGCGCCCTGCAGGCGGGCGAAGCCGTCGTCGTCGTCAGCTTCGCGCCGTATTCGAGCGAAGCGCTGCTGGTGGCGCAGGCGGCGCGCCAGGCCGGCTGCCTGGTGGTCGCCATCAGCGACAGCGCCATGTCGCCACTGGCCATGCAGGCCGACGCCAGCATCGTCATCGCCGTCGACAGCCCCTCCTTCTTCCCCTCCATCGTGGCCGGCGTCGCGGCCGTGGAAAGCCTGGTGGAATTGCTGGTGGCGCGCGCGGGACCGGACGCCGTGCACGCCATCGGCGCGGCGGAAAAACAATTGCGGGCGCTGGGCGCCTACGCAAAAACATCAAATGATGTAAATTAA
- a CDS encoding aspartate aminotransferase family protein produces MSHVFHRSLTATYPVAMGGDGPYLIDADGKRYLDACGGAAVSCLGHSDAAVIAAVQQQIASMAYAHSSFFTNEPMEQLADFLVARAPAGIDSVYFVSGGSEAVESALKLARQYFVERGQPQRRHVIARRQSYHGNTLGALATGGNAWRRQQFEPLLIGVTHVSPCYAWRDQQAHETDADYVARLGQELEDHIAALGADKVMAFIAEPVVGATAGALPAVAGYFARMRAICQRHGILLILDEVMCGMGRTGSLFACEQEAVTADLICIAKGLGAGYQPIGAVMVSQDIRETIRAGTGFFQHGHTYIGHATACAAALAVQRQIEERDLLANVRAMGGLLKERLQARFGEHPHVGDIRGRGLFLGLELVQDRASKQPFDPARRLHARIKAHAMQGGLMCYPMGGTIDGLHGDHILLAPPYIIAASHVDELVDKLGTAIDASLA; encoded by the coding sequence ATGAGCCATGTCTTCCACCGCAGCCTGACCGCCACTTACCCTGTCGCCATGGGCGGCGACGGCCCTTACCTGATCGATGCGGATGGCAAGCGTTACCTGGACGCCTGCGGCGGCGCGGCCGTCTCTTGCCTCGGCCATTCGGATGCGGCCGTGATCGCCGCCGTGCAGCAGCAGATTGCCAGCATGGCGTATGCGCACAGCTCCTTCTTTACCAACGAGCCGATGGAGCAGCTGGCCGATTTTCTCGTCGCCCGTGCGCCTGCCGGCATCGACAGCGTGTATTTCGTCTCCGGTGGCTCGGAAGCGGTGGAAAGCGCGCTGAAGCTGGCGCGCCAGTATTTCGTCGAGCGTGGCCAGCCGCAGCGCCGCCACGTCATCGCGCGCCGCCAGAGCTACCACGGCAATACCCTGGGCGCGCTGGCCACGGGCGGCAACGCCTGGCGCCGCCAGCAGTTCGAGCCGCTGCTGATTGGCGTGACCCATGTATCTCCCTGCTACGCCTGGCGCGACCAGCAGGCGCATGAAACGGATGCTGACTACGTGGCACGCCTGGGCCAGGAACTGGAAGACCATATCGCCGCACTGGGCGCGGACAAGGTCATGGCCTTCATCGCCGAACCCGTCGTCGGCGCCACGGCCGGCGCCCTGCCCGCCGTCGCCGGCTATTTTGCGCGCATGCGCGCCATCTGCCAGCGCCACGGCATCCTGTTGATCCTCGACGAAGTCATGTGCGGCATGGGGCGCACGGGCAGCCTGTTCGCCTGCGAGCAGGAAGCCGTCACGGCCGACCTGATCTGCATCGCCAAGGGTCTGGGTGCCGGCTACCAGCCCATCGGCGCCGTGATGGTGTCCCAGGACATCCGCGAGACCATCCGCGCCGGCACGGGCTTCTTCCAGCATGGCCACACGTATATCGGCCACGCCACGGCCTGCGCCGCCGCCCTGGCCGTGCAGCGGCAGATCGAGGAGCGAGATTTATTGGCCAATGTGCGCGCCATGGGCGGCTTGCTGAAAGAACGGCTGCAGGCGCGTTTCGGCGAGCACCCGCACGTGGGCGACATCCGCGGACGCGGCCTGTTCCTGGGCCTGGAACTGGTGCAGGATCGCGCCAGCAAGCAACCGTTCGACCCGGCCCGACGCCTGCATGCGCGCATCAAGGCGCACGCCATGCAGGGCGGGCTGATGTGCTACCCCATGGGCGGCACCATCGACGGACTGCACGGCGACCACATCCTGCTGGCGCCGCCCTACATCATAGCCGCCAGCCACGTCGATGAGCTCGTCGACAAGCTGGGCACGGCCATCGACGCCAGCCTTGCCTAA
- a CDS encoding PAAR domain-containing protein: MRGVIRLNDPTSHGGKVVGAAPNSTVLGVAVARKGDPCVCPIKGHVRCVIAEGDPQVLIDGVPVAFDGHKTSCGASLMSTVGNSGRG; the protein is encoded by the coding sequence ATGCGTGGCGTGATCCGCTTGAACGACCCCACCAGCCATGGCGGCAAGGTGGTGGGGGCGGCGCCGAACAGTACGGTGCTGGGCGTGGCCGTGGCGCGCAAGGGCGACCCTTGCGTTTGCCCAATCAAGGGCCACGTGCGCTGCGTGATCGCCGAGGGCGATCCGCAGGTGCTGATCGACGGCGTGCCCGTGGCCTTTGATGGTCACAAGACCAGTTGCGGCGCCAGCCTGATGTCTACCGTGGGCAACAGCGGGCGCGGTTAG